The Chloroflexota bacterium DNA segment AGATTGTGCGCCGCGAGACCCTGAACGCCCGCCCTAGAAGAAGTCCTGCCGTCCCTCGAAGGCGCGGCTGATGGTGGTCTCGTCCGCGTACTCGAGCTCCGCGCCGGTGGGCAGCCCCCGCGCCAGCCGCGTGACGCGGACTTCGAGCGGCTCCAGCAGCCGGTAGAGGTACATCGACGTCGCCTCGCCCGCCATGTTCGAGTTGGTCGCGAGGATGACCTCGCGAATGGGCTCGGCGGTGCTCGCGCTCGACTTCAGCCGCTCGATAAGCTCCGCCATCTTGAGCTCGTCCGGCCCGATGCCGCTCATCGGCGAGATCGCCCCGTGCAGCACGTGGTAGAGCCCGCGAAAGGCATTCGATCGCTCGACGGCCAGCACGTCCAGCGGCTCCTCCACAACGCAGATGGTCGTGCGGTCGCGGTTGGGGTTGGCGCACAGCGGGCAGGGGTTCTGGTCCGTGATGTTCTGGCAGTGCACGCACAGGCTGACCAGGTCCTTCACCGCGAGAATCGCCTCCGCGAGCGCCTTGGCCTCGCGCGCCGGCATCCGCACCAGGTGGTACGTCAGCCGCTGCGCGTTCTTCGCGCCGATGCCGGGCAGCTTGTGCAGCTCGTCCACAAGCCGCACCACGGGCGCCGCCGCCGGAAGCCCGCTGTTGTTGCCGCTGGTGGTCATGGAGTGTCCTGCATCGTCCTCGAAATGCTGTCAATCAATTAAGCACATCCGCTTCCCCAAGCCAGCGGACGTTGCTGAATTGGAGGCTTGCCGCGCGATAGAACCGCTCGTCAGCCGTCCACAGTTCGCCATCCAGAGCTTCCGCAAGGGCCAGGTAGATGCAGTCGTACACGGCGGGTTGTCGCAGTTGTCTGGCCAACGCCATACCCCTTTGATGAATCCCAGGCGGTGCGTGCAACTCCAGCCGTAACTCGGGGGACAGCAAGTCATCCATCAAGGAGCTCGCCTCGTCTGCGTCCAGCGTCGACTCATGTACCCTTCGATGAAGCGCGTTGGCCACCTCGGCCACCATGAAATAAGGGGCAGCCAGCCTTGCCCCCTGTCTTCTCCACGTTGCCAGCGTTGCCCTCGCCCTATCCGAATCCTCCTCCATTACCAACCACTTGAACGCCAGACTGGCATCTACGATGACGAGTCCTTGTCTGGAAACAACCACCCGTCCATCTCCCTCTCACGGATTTCGCGGCCCTCTCGAATGTAGTCGACCGCAGTCTTGGTGGTGGGTTTTGCTGAACCGTACTTTCTGCGCGTTGCCTCAAACATGGCGAGGACGGTGTCCTCCTCTACGCCTTCACCCTTGGCGGCGCCCTCCGCCCCCTCCCCCACGTCCTGCGCGAGCTCCTTGTCGATCGCCTCGCGGCAGTACACGCTGACGCTGACGCCCTTCGCGGCAGCAGCAGCCTTCAGGCGCCGCTTCGTCTCGGCGTCCACGCCCAACGTGACCTTTTCTTTGTGCTGTTCCATGCCTGTATAAACCTCTGGGCTACGCGAAGGACGGTTCCCGTCAAATAGCATACACCCGTCGCCGGCAAGCTACGAGCATCCTGGTCGGCGGGCCGGCGGTGAGGCGTCCCTACCCCAGCCCCGGAATGTTCATCCCGCCGGTGATGGCCGCCATCTTCTGCTGCGCCAGGTCCTGCGACTTCTGCAGCCCCTCGTTGACCGCCGCCATGACCATCTCCTCCAGCACCTCCACGTCGTCCGGGTCGACGGCCTCGGGGCTGATGGTGATGGACGTGACGGTCTGCTTGCCCGTGACGACGGCCTTCACCATGCCGCCGCCCGCCGTCGCCTCCACGGTCTCCTGTTCCAGCTCCTCCTGCAGCTTGGCGAACCGCTGCTGGAGCTGCTGCGCCTGGCGCATCATGTTCCGGTTCATTCCGGCTCCTCCTGTTCTTGGATGACTCTGGCGCCCAGGTTCACGGCGCTGCGGACCAGGTGCCCATGCGCGTTGCCCGGCTCGCCATTGGCCTCTCCGGCCTCCAGCCGCAGCCCGAACTCGCCCCCCAGCGCGCCCGCGATCGCCTCCGACACGGCCTGTCTGCTCGGCGGGTGGTCCAACTCCTCCTGCAGCCGGTCGCGGTTGGGCGCGTTCTTGAACACCAGCACCAGCGTGGCGTCCTCCACGTACCGCTGCCGACAGTCCAGCAACAGCGACCCTATCGTGTACTTCTTGCCCCGGTACCGCCGCAGCGGCTGCACCAGTGCCGACCACTCGGCCTCCTGCACGGCGCGAGCGCCCGCCGGGACGGGCGGCGGAGGTTCCGGCACGCGAACACCCTCCTCCGGCGCGGGCGCGTAGTCCCGTCGAGGCGGCGCGTCCATTGCCGGCCGCCCGACCGGCGGTCCCGGCGCTCGCGCGGACTCCCCGCCGCCGCGAGCCGGTTGCGGCGCGCGAGGCGGCGGTTGAGGCGGCGGTGTCGCGGCCACGGGGGCCGGAGAAGCGACTGCTTGCGACGGGGCCAGCTCCTCCGGCGGCGACGCCGCCTCGATGACCGCCAGCTCCAGCGGCAGCCACGCCGGGCCCTCGCCCCCGCGCACGTTGGCGCGGCCCACGAGCCGCATGGCGCGCAGCAGCGCGTTCCAGTCCGCCGACGCCGCGATCTCCTTCACGGCGTCCTGGTCGTCGGCCGACTCCTCGGCCCCCCCAACGCCCGACTTCTGCAGCAGCACGGCCCGCAGCCGCTCGACCACCTGGCGGTGGAAGGGGCCCGGCTCCAGCCCGCCCGACGCCGCGTCCGACGTCACCCGCAGCGACTCCTTCAGGTCGCCGCCGAGCACGTGCCGCACGAGCTCCAGCGCGCGAGGGTCGCGGCTCAGCCCCAGCAGTTCCTCCACGCCCGGCATGGTGATGCTGTTGCCGTAGGAGAGGGCCGTCTGCTCCAGGATGTTCAGCGCGTCCCGGACGCTGCCGCCCGTCGCCCGCGCAATGGCCGAGAGCGCCTGCGGGTCGCACGCGTAGCCC contains these protein-coding regions:
- the recR gene encoding recombination mediator RecR translates to MTTSGNNSGLPAAAPVVRLVDELHKLPGIGAKNAQRLTYHLVRMPAREAKALAEAILAVKDLVSLCVHCQNITDQNPCPLCANPNRDRTTICVVEEPLDVLAVERSNAFRGLYHVLHGAISPMSGIGPDELKMAELIERLKSSASTAEPIREVILATNSNMAGEATSMYLYRLLEPLEVRVTRLARGLPTGAELEYADETTISRAFEGRQDFF
- a CDS encoding type II toxin-antitoxin system VapC family toxin gives rise to the protein MEEDSDRARATLATWRRQGARLAAPYFMVAEVANALHRRVHESTLDADEASSLMDDLLSPELRLELHAPPGIHQRGMALARQLRQPAVYDCIYLALAEALDGELWTADERFYRAASLQFSNVRWLGEADVLN
- a CDS encoding YbaB/EbfC family nucleoid-associated protein — encoded protein: MNRNMMRQAQQLQQRFAKLQEELEQETVEATAGGGMVKAVVTGKQTVTSITISPEAVDPDDVEVLEEMVMAAVNEGLQKSQDLAQQKMAAITGGMNIPGLG
- the dnaX gene encoding DNA polymerase III subunit gamma/tau; this encodes MAEQVLYRKWRPQRFADVSGQDAVVQTLRQAVSQGRVAHAYLFCGPRGTGKTTAARILAKALNCEGLDPANGPNDGDPDNTCSFCTDVSEGRALDLIEMDAASHRGIDDVRSMQERVFGAGPARGRAKVYIIDEVHMLTDFAFNALLKTLEEPAPWAYFVLCTTEPHKVLATIVSRCQRFDFRRIAPRDVQARLQTVCEGEGYACDPQALSAIARATGGSVRDALNILEQTALSYGNSITMPGVEELLGLSRDPRALELVRHVLGGDLKESLRVTSDAASGGLEPGPFHRQVVERLRAVLLQKSGVGGAEESADDQDAVKEIAASADWNALLRAMRLVGRANVRGGEGPAWLPLELAVIEAASPPEELAPSQAVASPAPVAATPPPQPPPRAPQPARGGGESARAPGPPVGRPAMDAPPRRDYAPAPEEGVRVPEPPPPVPAGARAVQEAEWSALVQPLRRYRGKKYTIGSLLLDCRQRYVEDATLVLVFKNAPNRDRLQEELDHPPSRQAVSEAIAGALGGEFGLRLEAGEANGEPGNAHGHLVRSAVNLGARVIQEQEEPE